The Hyphomonadaceae bacterium ML37 genome includes a region encoding these proteins:
- a CDS encoding tetratricopeptide repeat protein translates to MRATVSAIALVSLVLTGCGATTGGTRLTPEEESLAQDMQARSLAPATADERAAIRNQDLLTQSAFWAEAYQMNPADREAALELATVLRQLGGAARAAEVARQALALYPDDMALLTQYALAQTASGQGVQAVESFNRVLQSRPDDWRLYNAYGVALEQAGRSERARALFMDALALSPGEPAILTNLAMSHMLGGDPEEAERLLRQAVDHDRAAPESRQNLALALALQGRFAEAENIARSDLPEDMVAANMEFVRDLMSSPRSWDRLREADLRGR, encoded by the coding sequence ATGCGCGCGACCGTATCCGCAATCGCCCTTGTGAGCCTTGTCCTGACCGGCTGCGGCGCCACGACCGGCGGCACGCGGCTAACGCCCGAGGAAGAATCCCTCGCTCAGGACATGCAGGCCCGCTCGCTGGCGCCGGCCACCGCCGATGAACGCGCGGCGATCCGCAATCAGGACCTGCTGACCCAGTCGGCTTTCTGGGCCGAGGCCTATCAGATGAACCCGGCAGACCGCGAAGCGGCGCTGGAGCTGGCCACCGTGCTGCGCCAGCTTGGCGGAGCGGCGCGCGCGGCCGAAGTCGCGCGTCAGGCGCTCGCCCTCTATCCCGACGACATGGCGCTGCTCACCCAGTATGCGCTCGCCCAGACGGCGTCAGGCCAGGGCGTGCAGGCGGTGGAATCGTTCAACCGGGTCCTGCAATCGCGCCCTGATGACTGGCGGCTCTACAACGCCTATGGCGTGGCGCTGGAGCAGGCCGGACGCAGCGAGCGGGCGCGCGCCCTGTTCATGGACGCTCTGGCGTTGAGCCCGGGCGAGCCGGCGATCCTGACCAATCTGGCCATGAGCCACATGCTCGGCGGCGATCCTGAAGAAGCCGAGCGCCTGTTGCGCCAGGCGGTCGACCATGACCGCGCCGCGCCTGAGTCGCGCCAGAATCTCGCCCTCGCTCTGGCCCTTCAGGGCCGGTTCGCCGAAGCTGAAAACATCGCCCGCAGCGATCTGCCCGAGGACATGGTGGCGGCGAACATGGAGTTCGTGCGCGATCTGATGAGCTCGCCGCGCAGCTGGGACCGGCTACGTGAAGCCGATCTGCGCGGGCGCTGA
- a CDS encoding type II toxin-antitoxin system RelE/ParE family toxin, translating to MIISWRDPALEHFFRSGRVPARAGWAQSAAVEARKLDMLDAAERLDDLKAQPGNRLEALKGNRAGQYSIRINAQWRICFVWRNGKAEEVEVVDYH from the coding sequence ATGATCATTTCGTGGCGAGATCCGGCTCTTGAGCATTTCTTCCGGTCCGGGCGTGTTCCAGCTCGGGCCGGGTGGGCGCAGTCTGCGGCGGTCGAAGCGCGCAAGCTCGATATGCTGGACGCCGCCGAGCGCCTGGACGATCTGAAAGCGCAGCCGGGCAATCGTCTGGAAGCGCTTAAGGGAAACCGGGCTGGGCAGTATTCGATACGGATCAATGCGCAATGGCGCATCTGTTTCGTCTGGCGCAATGGCAAGGCCGAGGAGGTGGAGGTTGTCGACTATCACTGA
- a CDS encoding ComEC family competence protein: MDAVFDPSRRTPGFWERSAVAVLGGPAGFSAPDPSRLILWLPCALAAGAAAYFALPEEPPAWAARALMALAAVLLAGGVLARSRAVILYVLILAAMFVFGLGHAQLRTERTAPPPLEISGRAVAVEGWIEAVERGGTRPRLRIRVTAMDGAEEPPRRIRVRAGLADFAPGDGVRVRAVLSRPSGPAAPGGYDGGRAAWFSSVALTGYAIAALEPASIQGGGFNRWLAGLRWRLAQRVETVAGERTGAVAAALLTGERAGVSEDDAEALRLSGLGHILAISGLHMALFAGGVFFAVRFMLASIEPLARAHDPRKPAALIAILAATAYLILSGAAVSTQRAWIMACVVLIGVLIDRRAFSLRSLALAALAVLLIAPESVIHAGFQMSFAAVAALIAVYEAWMRVRPAPEGRPGLIGRAVGSFAGLTVTSLVAGAATGAFAAFHFQRMAAYGMVANLLAMPVFTFWVMPAGVMALAAAPFGLEGVFLFAMDYGLRVVLAIAHWTAGFEGAAVQVTAADGRVVALYAAGFSMLTLGLGLARLTGGAVTLLALALWTAQSPPSLMIADGGVVLARFEEGAGFQATNTRRARFASTVLLQRAGEGGARPERAGLACDTLGCAGRTVEGVLVAVTSHPEALVEDCERADLILFQGRASAWRKRRCAAILLDNPAREELGGAEVWIRDGRVIRLRTANDARRGRPWET, encoded by the coding sequence GTGGACGCGGTTTTTGATCCCTCCCGGCGCACGCCCGGTTTCTGGGAGCGCAGCGCTGTGGCCGTGCTGGGCGGCCCTGCAGGCTTCAGCGCGCCTGATCCCTCGCGCCTGATCCTGTGGCTGCCCTGCGCGCTGGCGGCGGGGGCAGCAGCGTATTTCGCCCTCCCCGAAGAACCGCCCGCCTGGGCGGCGCGGGCGCTGATGGCGCTGGCGGCGGTTCTGCTGGCGGGCGGGGTGCTGGCGCGTAGCCGGGCGGTGATCCTCTACGTCCTCATTCTCGCCGCCATGTTCGTGTTCGGACTCGGTCACGCACAATTGCGCACCGAGCGCACCGCCCCGCCGCCGCTGGAGATTTCAGGGCGCGCGGTCGCCGTGGAAGGCTGGATCGAGGCGGTGGAGCGGGGCGGGACGCGGCCGCGCCTGCGCATCCGGGTCACCGCCATGGACGGCGCGGAAGAGCCGCCAAGGCGCATAAGGGTGCGGGCCGGGCTGGCGGACTTTGCGCCGGGGGACGGTGTACGGGTGCGCGCTGTGCTGAGCCGCCCCTCAGGTCCCGCCGCGCCGGGCGGTTATGATGGCGGGCGCGCGGCCTGGTTTAGTTCCGTCGCACTGACCGGCTATGCCATTGCGGCGCTGGAACCGGCTTCGATTCAGGGCGGCGGGTTCAACCGCTGGCTGGCGGGGCTGCGATGGCGCCTCGCCCAGAGGGTCGAGACGGTCGCCGGAGAGCGCACGGGCGCTGTGGCCGCAGCCCTGCTCACCGGGGAGCGCGCCGGGGTCAGCGAAGACGACGCCGAGGCGCTGCGCCTGTCAGGGCTGGGGCATATTCTGGCGATATCGGGCCTGCACATGGCGCTGTTCGCCGGCGGCGTGTTCTTCGCGGTGCGTTTCATGCTGGCGAGCATCGAGCCGTTGGCGCGCGCCCATGATCCGCGCAAGCCCGCCGCCCTGATCGCCATTCTGGCCGCGACCGCCTACCTCATCCTGTCCGGCGCCGCCGTGTCGACCCAGCGCGCCTGGATCATGGCCTGCGTGGTGCTCATAGGCGTGCTCATCGACCGGCGCGCCTTCTCGCTGCGCTCGCTGGCGCTGGCGGCGCTGGCTGTGCTGCTGATCGCACCCGAAAGCGTGATCCATGCCGGCTTCCAGATGAGCTTTGCTGCGGTTGCCGCGCTGATCGCGGTGTATGAGGCGTGGATGCGGGTGCGGCCCGCGCCGGAGGGACGCCCCGGCCTGATCGGGCGCGCCGTGGGCAGCTTTGCGGGCCTCACCGTGACGTCTTTGGTGGCGGGCGCGGCCACCGGCGCGTTTGCCGCCTTTCATTTCCAGCGCATGGCCGCCTACGGCATGGTCGCCAACCTGCTGGCCATGCCGGTCTTCACCTTCTGGGTGATGCCGGCGGGCGTGATGGCGCTGGCCGCTGCACCTTTCGGGCTGGAGGGCGTTTTTCTCTTTGCCATGGATTACGGCCTGCGCGTGGTGCTCGCCATCGCCCACTGGACGGCCGGCTTTGAGGGCGCTGCGGTGCAGGTCACGGCCGCCGATGGGCGGGTGGTGGCGCTGTACGCAGCCGGGTTCTCGATGCTGACCCTGGGCCTGGGGCTGGCGCGTCTGACAGGCGGCGCCGTGACGCTTCTAGCGCTGGCGCTATGGACCGCGCAGAGCCCGCCCAGTCTCATGATCGCCGATGGCGGCGTCGTGCTGGCGCGGTTTGAGGAGGGCGCAGGTTTTCAAGCGACCAACACGCGCCGCGCGCGCTTCGCCTCAACGGTTTTGCTGCAGCGCGCCGGGGAGGGCGGAGCGCGCCCTGAACGCGCCGGGCTTGCCTGTGACACGCTGGGCTGTGCGGGCCGCACGGTGGAGGGCGTGCTGGTGGCGGTCACCAGCCATCCGGAAGCCCTGGTGGAGGATTGCGAGCGCGCCGATCTGATCCTGTTTCAGGGCCGCGCCAGCGCCTGGCGCAAGCGGCGCTGCGCCGCCATCCTGCTGGACAATCCGGCGCGAGAGGAGTTGGGCGGCGCGGAGGTCTGGATCCGCGATGGCCGCGTCATCCGCCTGCGCACCGCCAATGACGCGCGGCGGGGGAGGCCGTGGGAGACGTGA
- a CDS encoding C40 family peptidase has protein sequence MTDYQVTAGVAAIRSEPEDDAMQVSQLLAGEVFHVEREQNGWGEGVSRHDGYRGWVAMEALSAPVLIPTHTVSVLRTYVFSEPDLKSAPRFLISMNAKVSAGARSGKFVEAQRLGWVFESHLAPLGAHEDDHAAVAERFVGTPYQWGGKESLGLDCSGLVQTALERCGVLVPRDSGDQEAWAGAYWDEVDIDEELGGLQRGDLMFWPGHVGILTSPDTIIHANAFHMLTVAEPVSRAVMRIAYRHAPVSGVFRARG, from the coding sequence ATGACGGATTACCAGGTCACCGCCGGCGTCGCCGCGATCCGCAGCGAGCCCGAAGACGACGCCATGCAGGTCAGCCAGCTTCTGGCCGGCGAAGTGTTTCATGTCGAGCGCGAACAGAATGGCTGGGGCGAGGGTGTCTCGCGCCATGACGGCTATCGTGGCTGGGTGGCGATGGAGGCCCTGTCCGCGCCGGTGCTGATCCCCACCCACACCGTCTCCGTGCTGCGCACCTATGTCTTCTCAGAGCCCGATCTGAAGTCCGCGCCGCGCTTTCTGATCTCGATGAATGCCAAGGTCTCAGCGGGCGCCCGCAGCGGAAAATTCGTTGAAGCGCAACGCCTTGGCTGGGTTTTTGAAAGTCACCTGGCGCCATTAGGAGCCCATGAAGACGATCACGCCGCCGTCGCCGAACGCTTTGTCGGCACGCCGTATCAATGGGGCGGCAAGGAAAGCCTGGGACTGGATTGTTCGGGACTCGTCCAGACCGCGCTGGAGCGCTGCGGCGTGCTGGTCCCGCGCGATAGCGGCGATCAGGAAGCCTGGGCCGGCGCCTACTGGGACGAGGTAGATATTGATGAGGAGCTCGGCGGACTGCAGCGCGGCGATCTGATGTTCTGGCCCGGTCATGTGGGCATTCTCACCTCGCCGGACACGATCATCCACGCCAACGCCTTCCACATGCTGACCGTCGCCGAGCCGGTCTCGCGCGCCGTCATGCGCATCGCCTACCGCCATGCCCCGGTGAGCGGGGTGTTCCGGGCGAGGGGGTAA
- a CDS encoding HigA family addiction module antitoxin, translating to MSTITDPVRLRTHPGEVLREEFMAPLGVSRNRLSREAGLPLSAVSAIAAGRRAVTAETALRLARYFGTSAQFWLNLQSAHDLAAAQASVGEAINRHVQPLNAA from the coding sequence TTGTCGACTATCACTGATCCGGTGCGCCTGCGCACCCATCCCGGCGAGGTGCTGCGCGAGGAGTTCATGGCGCCGCTGGGCGTGTCGCGTAACCGGCTGTCGCGCGAGGCGGGCCTGCCTTTGTCTGCGGTCTCGGCCATTGCGGCGGGCCGGCGGGCGGTGACGGCGGAGACGGCCTTGCGGCTGGCGCGCTATTTCGGGACCAGCGCCCAGTTCTGGCTGAACCTGCAAAGCGCCCATGATCTGGCTGCGGCTCAGGCGTCGGTGGGCGAGGCCATCAACCGCCATGTCCAGCCCCTGAACGCGGCCTGA
- a CDS encoding DUF502 domain-containing protein, which translates to MLRWLRTRFLTGVAVAAPLAITVWLIVTVVSFIDRTIKPLIPAQYNPESYLPFAIPGMGVLIAILALTLLGALAANILGRTLIAIGERLVNGLPFIRNVYGALKQIIETVFQGQQHSFKEVVLVEYPMKGSYAVAFVASEGRGVIRQVVGQGEQVIGVFIPTTPNPTSGFLLFVPRSKAVPLDLTIEEAAKLIISFGIVQPDRLPAGVIPADHPASAQAAPADRRPVDKV; encoded by the coding sequence GTGCTGCGCTGGCTTCGCACAAGATTTCTGACCGGCGTCGCCGTGGCGGCGCCATTGGCGATTACCGTCTGGCTGATCGTCACCGTGGTCAGCTTCATTGACCGCACGATCAAGCCGCTGATCCCTGCTCAGTACAATCCGGAAAGCTATCTGCCCTTCGCCATTCCGGGCATGGGCGTGCTGATCGCCATCCTGGCGCTGACCTTGCTGGGCGCGCTGGCCGCGAACATTCTGGGCCGCACCCTCATCGCCATCGGCGAGCGCTTGGTGAACGGCCTGCCCTTCATCCGCAATGTTTATGGCGCGCTCAAACAGATCATCGAGACCGTGTTTCAGGGCCAGCAGCACTCCTTCAAGGAGGTGGTGCTGGTCGAATATCCCATGAAGGGCAGCTATGCGGTGGCGTTTGTGGCCTCGGAAGGGCGGGGCGTCATCCGCCAGGTGGTGGGGCAGGGCGAGCAGGTGATCGGAGTGTTCATCCCGACAACACCCAATCCGACCTCCGGCTTCCTGCTGTTCGTGCCGCGCTCGAAGGCCGTGCCGTTGGATCTGACCATCGAGGAGGCGGCCAAGCTCATCATCTCGTTCGGGATTGTGCAGCCGGACCGCCTGCCGGCGGGCGTGATACCCGCCGATCATCCGGCCAGTGCGCAAGCGGCGCCAGCAGACAGGCGGCCAGTCGACAAGGTCTAG
- a CDS encoding type II toxin-antitoxin system RatA family toxin → MSSEHVERLRLRHRPDDLFDLVTDVRAYPRFIPLISAMRVMREDVTAGVGELDAEARVRFRFVRESFTTRVSLNRPERRIDVEYLSGPFDDLANQWRFHQLDDGSTLVDFWIRYHFRNPILQVLVDTNRSRAIRYLINAFRTEAETRFETVGARDYALSGALNDFRAAGS, encoded by the coding sequence GTGTCCTCTGAGCACGTCGAACGCTTGCGGCTGCGCCACCGGCCCGATGATCTCTTCGATCTGGTCACCGATGTGCGCGCCTATCCGCGCTTCATTCCCCTGATAAGCGCCATGCGGGTCATGCGTGAAGACGTGACCGCGGGCGTGGGCGAGCTCGACGCCGAGGCACGCGTGCGATTCCGCTTTGTGCGCGAGAGCTTCACCACCCGGGTGTCGCTGAACCGGCCCGAGCGCCGCATCGATGTGGAATACCTGTCCGGCCCGTTCGACGACCTGGCCAATCAGTGGCGGTTTCACCAGCTTGATGACGGGTCAACGCTGGTGGATTTCTGGATCCGCTACCACTTCCGCAATCCGATCCTGCAGGTCCTGGTGGACACCAATCGCTCGCGCGCGATCCGCTATCTGATCAACGCCTTCCGCACCGAGGCCGAGACCCGCTTCGAAACCGTCGGCGCGCGCGACTACGCGTTGTCCGGCGCGCTCAATGATTTTCGCGCTGCGGGCAGCTGA
- a CDS encoding LL-diaminopimelate aminotransferase, producing MTASPTEVFYRERRLPPYVFAEVNRMKAASRKAGRDVIDFGMGNPDLPPAQHVIDKLKEVAADPRAHRYSASQGLPSLRRALARYYERRFNVALNPDTEVCVTLGSKEGLANLAQAITAPGDVILVPDPSYPIHMFGFIIAGAAVRPVGFDNPETFLRDVALACKRSIPAPSALVLNFPSNPTARVVGLDFYEEAVKLARDNNLVIISDLAYADIWFDGGPPPSILEVKGARDVAVEFTSMSKTYSMPGWRIGFAAGSARLVEALKRVKSYLDYGAFTPIQIAAVAALDGPQDGVEAARVTYRKRRDVMVESFGRIGFNIPSPPATMFAWTPIPEPFAHMGSVEFAKRLLEETDVAVAPGLGFGERGDTHVRLALVENEQRIRQAARAMKGFFAKG from the coding sequence ATGACCGCGTCCCCGACTGAAGTGTTTTACCGGGAGCGGCGCCTGCCGCCTTATGTGTTCGCGGAAGTGAACCGGATGAAGGCCGCCAGCCGCAAGGCGGGGCGCGATGTCATTGATTTCGGCATGGGCAATCCGGACCTGCCGCCGGCCCAGCACGTCATCGACAAGCTGAAAGAAGTCGCCGCCGATCCGCGCGCGCACCGTTATTCAGCGAGCCAGGGCCTGCCCTCGCTGCGCCGGGCGCTGGCGCGCTATTACGAGCGCCGGTTCAATGTCGCGCTCAACCCCGATACCGAAGTGTGCGTCACGCTGGGCTCCAAGGAGGGGCTGGCCAATCTGGCGCAGGCGATCACCGCGCCGGGCGATGTCATCCTGGTGCCGGACCCGTCCTATCCCATCCACATGTTCGGCTTCATCATCGCGGGCGCCGCCGTGCGTCCGGTGGGGTTTGATAACCCCGAGACTTTCCTGCGCGATGTGGCTTTGGCGTGCAAACGCTCCATACCCGCGCCATCGGCCCTGGTGCTGAATTTCCCCTCCAACCCCACAGCGCGCGTGGTGGGCCTCGATTTCTATGAGGAGGCGGTCAAGCTGGCGCGGGACAACAACCTGGTGATCATTTCCGATCTCGCCTATGCCGATATCTGGTTTGACGGCGGGCCGCCGCCCTCCATCCTTGAGGTGAAGGGCGCGCGCGATGTGGCGGTGGAGTTCACTTCCATGTCCAAGACCTATTCCATGCCGGGCTGGCGTATCGGGTTCGCGGCCGGGTCCGCGCGCCTCGTGGAGGCGCTCAAGCGCGTAAAATCCTATCTCGATTACGGCGCCTTCACGCCGATCCAGATCGCGGCGGTGGCGGCGCTGGACGGCCCTCAGGACGGGGTGGAGGCGGCGCGCGTGACCTATCGCAAGCGCCGCGACGTCATGGTGGAAAGCTTCGGACGCATCGGGTTCAATATCCCCAGCCCTCCGGCCACCATGTTCGCGTGGACGCCGATCCCGGAACCCTTTGCCCATATGGGCTCGGTGGAGTTCGCCAAGCGCCTGCTGGAAGAGACCGATGTGGCCGTGGCGCCGGGTCTGGGCTTTGGCGAGCGCGGCGATACCCATGTGCGCCTGGCGCTGGTTGAGAACGAGCAGCGCATCCGTCAGGCGGCGCGGGCCATGAAGGGCTTCTTCGCAAAGGGATGA
- a CDS encoding DUF3089 domain-containing protein gives MTSASPIPLLRRWFWRLVLAGAAVFIGLTIAAAWIMREQIFQTFLDPGIPFQTYERPPAPDYALADAWAVRPDSAPDNPETPAVFFVHPTTYEGGAHWNAPFDRPQEAEVIARSALPNFAAPFLVHDAVLYAPHYRQAALYTFLNNREDSVQARQLAFEDVRAAFEVFAREIGPDRPFIIAGAGQGANQALGVLIHQVAPDPELRTRLAAAYLMETSVPLDLFAGPLADIPPCHRPEDVRCVIAWAAARSDERGRIEAITQRARAWDAAGDLAPVTGRALLCVNPVLWTTAEDYAPARLHRGGAAADGLDLTDTPSPMAGQTGAQCQAGVLMIDQPRTRALRRAARVGEDRRTPTSNLFYMDIRIDAERRLDGLAGFLAEERLWAPPLEDVEEIDVAPVVPMRGG, from the coding sequence ATGACCTCAGCCTCCCCCATCCCGCTTCTGCGCCGCTGGTTCTGGCGCCTGGTGCTGGCCGGCGCCGCCGTGTTCATCGGGCTGACCATCGCTGCGGCCTGGATCATGCGCGAGCAGATTTTCCAGACCTTTCTCGATCCCGGCATCCCCTTCCAGACCTATGAGCGCCCGCCCGCGCCGGACTATGCGCTGGCCGACGCCTGGGCGGTGCGTCCGGACAGCGCGCCGGACAATCCGGAGACGCCCGCAGTCTTCTTCGTCCATCCCACCACCTATGAAGGCGGCGCGCACTGGAATGCGCCCTTTGACCGGCCCCAGGAGGCCGAGGTCATCGCGCGCTCGGCGCTGCCGAACTTCGCCGCCCCCTTCCTGGTCCACGATGCGGTCCTCTACGCCCCGCACTATCGTCAGGCCGCGCTCTACACCTTTCTTAACAATCGCGAGGACTCCGTGCAGGCGCGCCAGCTGGCGTTCGAGGATGTGCGCGCGGCGTTCGAGGTCTTCGCGCGCGAGATCGGTCCCGACCGGCCCTTCATCATTGCGGGCGCAGGCCAGGGCGCCAATCAGGCGCTGGGCGTGCTGATCCATCAGGTGGCGCCCGATCCGGAGCTGCGCACGCGTCTGGCTGCGGCCTATCTCATGGAAACCTCAGTCCCGCTGGACCTTTTTGCCGGGCCGCTGGCGGATATCCCGCCCTGTCACCGGCCCGAAGATGTGCGTTGCGTCATCGCCTGGGCGGCGGCGCGGTCGGACGAGCGCGGGCGCATCGAGGCGATCACCCAGCGCGCGCGCGCCTGGGACGCCGCTGGCGATCTGGCGCCGGTGACCGGACGCGCCTTGCTGTGCGTCAATCCTGTGCTCTGGACCACGGCGGAGGATTACGCCCCGGCCCGCCTGCATCGCGGCGGCGCCGCGGCTGACGGGCTCGACCTCACCGACACGCCCTCGCCCATGGCTGGCCAGACCGGCGCCCAGTGCCAGGCCGGCGTGCTGATGATTGACCAGCCGCGCACCCGGGCCCTGCGCCGGGCGGCGCGGGTCGGCGAGGACCGGCGCACGCCCACCTCCAACCTGTTCTACATGGATATCCGCATCGACGCCGAGCGAAGGCTGGACGGGCTCGCCGGCTTCCTGGCCGAGGAACGTCTCTGGGCGCCGCCGCTGGAGGATGTGGAGGAAATCGACGTGGCGCCGGTGGTGCCGATGCGCGGCGGCTAG
- the lipA gene encoding lipoyl synthase: MTTIIDARTARAQRHPEKQKREDTPVLRKPDWIRVRAPAGGVFAETRKLVKDNNLVTVCEEAGCPNIGECWSQKHATFMIMGDTCTRACSFCNVKTGLPAALDADEPRRVAEATATMGLEHVVITSVDRDDLADGGAQHFADVIAAIRAATPKTTIEILTPDFLRKAGAAEQVIDARPDVFNHNLETVPRLYLSIRPGARYYHSLRLLERVKERDPSQFTKSGLMVGLGETREEVMQVMDDMRSAGIDFLTIGQYLQPTRKHAAVERYVTPDEFKGYETIARAKGFLMVSASPLTRSSYHAGEDFQRLRAARAAALASGRTV, from the coding sequence ATGACGACGATCATCGACGCCCGCACCGCCCGCGCCCAGCGCCATCCGGAAAAGCAGAAGCGTGAAGACACGCCGGTCCTGCGCAAGCCGGACTGGATTCGCGTGCGCGCGCCCGCCGGCGGTGTCTTCGCCGAGACCCGCAAGCTGGTGAAGGACAATAATCTCGTCACCGTATGCGAGGAGGCCGGCTGCCCCAACATTGGCGAGTGCTGGTCGCAGAAGCACGCCACCTTCATGATCATGGGCGATACCTGCACGCGCGCGTGCAGCTTCTGCAATGTGAAGACCGGCCTGCCGGCCGCGCTGGACGCCGACGAGCCGCGCCGCGTCGCTGAAGCCACCGCCACCATGGGCCTCGAGCATGTGGTGATCACCTCGGTGGACCGTGATGATCTGGCCGATGGCGGGGCGCAGCACTTCGCCGACGTCATCGCCGCGATCCGCGCCGCAACGCCGAAGACCACGATCGAGATCCTGACCCCGGACTTCCTGCGCAAGGCAGGCGCCGCCGAACAGGTGATCGACGCGCGCCCGGACGTGTTCAACCACAATCTGGAAACCGTGCCGCGGCTCTATCTCTCCATCCGTCCGGGCGCCCGGTACTATCACTCCCTGCGCCTTCTGGAGCGGGTGAAGGAGCGTGACCCCTCCCAGTTCACCAAGTCCGGCCTGATGGTGGGCCTGGGCGAAACCCGTGAGGAGGTCATGCAGGTGATGGACGACATGCGCTCGGCGGGCATCGATTTCCTGACCATCGGCCAATACCTGCAGCCGACCCGCAAGCACGCCGCGGTGGAGCGCTATGTCACGCCCGACGAGTTCAAGGGTTATGAGACCATTGCGCGGGCCAAGGGCTTCCTGATGGTGTCAGCCTCGCCGCTGACCCGGTCCAGCTATCACGCCGGAGAGGATTTCCAGCGCCTGCGCGCCGCGCGCGCGGCGGCGCTGGCCTCGGGGCGAACGGTCTAG
- a CDS encoding leucyl aminopeptidase family protein gives MTQTQDLFADSSASGRLARVVTTHTLADVLAGLPDPARAHAVDCGFEAGPSQVLMLPAGSGADALVGAGPGSSPFDAAGAALTLPEGDWRFENLPEGWDPTLFASAFALGGYQFTRYKAPRRAAARLIPPAGADRAEASRVAHGAMLTRDLINTPAGDMLPSHLEAAVRGLAARFGAHVSVITGDDLLEENYPLIHAVGRASTDAPRLIELHWGEDSHPRLALVGKGVCFDSGGLNIKPGDGMLLMKKDMGGAASVMGVASMIMDARLPVRLHVLIPAVENAISGNAFRPGDILSSRKGLTVEIGNTDAEGRLVLADALTRAIEFDPDLVVDMATLTGAARIALGPELAPLYTDDQSVRDGVTAGGQAVDDPVWPMPLWDGYDTLIDSPIADLCNTGGKLAGSVTAALFLRRFARDARAWAHFDIYGWNPSARPGRPQGGELLGGRALWHYLQKRYGG, from the coding sequence ATGACGCAGACCCAAGACCTGTTCGCCGATTCGTCCGCCTCAGGACGGCTGGCGCGGGTGGTGACGACGCATACGCTGGCCGATGTGCTGGCCGGCCTGCCGGACCCGGCGCGCGCCCATGCCGTTGATTGCGGGTTTGAGGCGGGTCCGAGCCAGGTCTTGATGCTGCCTGCAGGGTCCGGCGCCGATGCGCTGGTGGGCGCCGGTCCGGGCTCAAGCCCGTTTGACGCCGCCGGGGCGGCGCTGACCTTGCCCGAAGGCGACTGGCGGTTCGAGAATCTGCCTGAAGGCTGGGATCCGACGTTGTTCGCGTCGGCCTTCGCGCTCGGCGGCTATCAGTTCACCCGATACAAGGCGCCCCGGCGCGCGGCGGCGCGGTTGATCCCGCCTGCGGGCGCGGACCGGGCGGAAGCCTCGCGCGTGGCGCACGGCGCCATGCTGACGCGCGACCTCATCAACACCCCGGCCGGCGACATGTTGCCCAGTCATCTGGAAGCGGCTGTACGCGGGCTCGCCGCCCGGTTCGGCGCGCACGTGTCTGTGATCACCGGCGATGATCTGCTTGAGGAAAACTACCCGCTCATCCATGCGGTGGGCCGGGCTTCCACCGATGCGCCGCGCCTGATCGAGCTGCACTGGGGCGAGGACAGCCATCCGCGCCTGGCGCTGGTGGGCAAGGGCGTGTGCTTTGATTCCGGCGGGCTGAACATCAAGCCCGGCGACGGCATGCTTTTGATGAAGAAGGACATGGGCGGCGCGGCCAGCGTGATGGGCGTGGCGTCCATGATCATGGATGCCCGCCTGCCGGTGCGCCTGCACGTGCTGATCCCGGCGGTGGAGAACGCCATATCCGGCAACGCCTTCCGCCCGGGCGACATTTTGAGCTCGCGCAAGGGCCTGACGGTGGAGATCGGCAATACTGACGCGGAGGGGCGTCTGGTGCTGGCCGACGCGCTGACCCGCGCCATCGAGTTTGATCCCGATCTGGTGGTGGACATGGCCACGCTCACCGGCGCGGCGCGCATCGCGCTGGGCCCTGAACTGGCGCCGCTCTACACCGATGATCAAAGCGTACGCGATGGCGTGACGGCGGGCGGGCAGGCGGTAGACGATCCGGTTTGGCCGATGCCATTGTGGGATGGGTATGACACCCTGATCGACAGCCCCATCGCCGATCTGTGCAATACCGGCGGCAAGCTGGCCGGGTCGGTGACGGCGGCGCTCTTCCTGCGCCGCTTCGCCCGAGACGCGCGCGCCTGGGCGCATTTCGACATTTATGGCTGGAACCCGTCAGCCCGTCCCGGACGCCCGCAGGGCGGCGAATTGCTGGGCGGGCGTGCGCTGTGGCATTATCTGCAAAAACGTTACGGGGGCTAG